One Echinicola strongylocentroti DNA window includes the following coding sequences:
- a CDS encoding FecR family protein translates to MGRYLEYMDFSIVWKKLNGSLTEKEEEQLRSWRALSADHENYYQKAKQFYANGSKWPLDKSHEEEAWKALQKKAEVVRPEKTKRIQFSLSMLAACVVVFFVAVVVLRPISKPSTNEGNQVVSLQPGKDRAILKTENGVYDLSSEASKGLQEQGAAQLTQGNTLEYHDTGGSNGKETYNTLITPKGGQFKLILSDGTKVWLNASSSIIYPTRFLGATREVEVKGEAYFEVKEDPSRPFLVKTARQTLRVLGTVFNVTSYEDDAEIVTTLVEGSVAVFDPGVPGVQKVLQPSEQSVWDYHEEKPHVRSVDVHQYIAWKEGWFVFQHTPLIDIVNRLARWYDFTFEFKNESTKQIPFTGKVRRYENLQEVVDLWEKTGDVEFKLERRHMIIK, encoded by the coding sequence GTGGGAAGATATTTAGAGTACATGGATTTTTCGATCGTTTGGAAAAAACTGAATGGAAGCCTTACGGAAAAAGAGGAAGAGCAATTACGGAGTTGGCGAGCCCTGAGTGCTGACCATGAAAATTATTACCAGAAGGCAAAGCAGTTTTATGCCAATGGATCAAAATGGCCGTTGGATAAAAGCCATGAGGAGGAGGCATGGAAGGCTTTGCAAAAAAAGGCCGAGGTGGTTCGTCCGGAAAAGACGAAGAGGATCCAATTTAGTCTTTCGATGTTGGCTGCTTGTGTGGTGGTATTTTTTGTAGCTGTCGTGGTCTTGAGACCCATAAGTAAGCCTTCGACCAATGAGGGGAATCAAGTGGTGTCCTTGCAGCCGGGGAAGGACCGGGCTATTCTGAAAACTGAAAATGGAGTATACGACTTATCATCCGAAGCGAGCAAAGGCCTTCAAGAGCAGGGTGCGGCCCAGCTGACACAAGGAAATACCTTGGAGTACCATGACACCGGAGGAAGTAATGGAAAGGAAACTTATAACACCTTGATTACTCCAAAGGGAGGACAGTTTAAGCTGATTCTATCCGATGGCACCAAGGTCTGGTTAAATGCCAGTTCCTCCATAATCTATCCTACCCGGTTTTTGGGGGCGACGAGAGAGGTGGAGGTAAAAGGGGAGGCCTATTTTGAGGTAAAAGAAGATCCCTCCCGTCCATTTTTGGTAAAGACCGCACGACAAACACTTCGGGTGTTGGGTACGGTCTTTAATGTCACTTCGTATGAGGATGATGCGGAAATAGTCACCACGCTGGTGGAGGGGAGTGTAGCGGTTTTTGACCCGGGTGTGCCGGGAGTACAAAAGGTGCTGCAGCCAAGTGAACAAAGTGTTTGGGACTATCATGAAGAAAAACCCCATGTACGGTCAGTGGATGTGCATCAATATATAGCGTGGAAAGAGGGGTGGTTTGTTTTTCAACATACGCCATTGATCGACATTGTGAACCGCTTGGCGAGATGGTATGATTTTACATTCGAATTCAAAAATGAAAGTACTAAACAGATCCCTTTTACAGGTAAAGTAAGACGCTACGAAAATCTACAGGAAGTCGTGGACCTGTGGGAGAAAACAGGTGATGTGGAATTTAAATTAGAAAGGAGGCATATGATAATAAAGTAA
- a CDS encoding RNA polymerase sigma-70 factor has translation MNVQDKILLKELQERNQEVFEALFREYYSGLLRFAEGIVFDEKVSEDIVQNIFLFLWERVEYLVITASLKQYLYQAVKNRCFNHLRNIKIRDKHNVLYLEACLNDRNVDLADTGISRTIEASILNLPPKMAEIFRLKYQHVKSIRAIAEELEVSENTVKTQLYRAKIKLRASLQESLNLHFVF, from the coding sequence ATGAACGTCCAAGATAAAATACTGTTAAAAGAACTTCAAGAAAGGAATCAAGAGGTCTTTGAAGCGTTGTTTCGTGAATATTATTCAGGGCTTTTGAGGTTTGCTGAGGGAATAGTCTTTGATGAAAAAGTCAGCGAAGATATCGTGCAGAATATTTTTTTGTTCCTCTGGGAAAGGGTGGAGTATTTGGTAATCACTGCTTCATTAAAACAGTATTTATATCAAGCGGTGAAAAACCGCTGTTTTAACCACCTTAGAAACATAAAGATTCGTGATAAGCATAATGTCCTCTACTTGGAGGCTTGTTTAAATGACCGAAATGTGGACTTGGCCGATACGGGGATATCGCGAACGATAGAAGCGTCGATACTTAATTTGCCCCCAAAAATGGCGGAAATATTTAGGCTCAAGTATCAACATGTAAAATCCATCAGAGCAATTGCGGAAGAGCTGGAGGTGTCGGAAAACACCGTTAAGACGCAGTTGTATCGTGCCAAGATTAAGCTCCGTGCATCACTTCAAGAATCATTAAACTTACATTTTGTTTTTTGA
- a CDS encoding MFS transporter: MNQTSNRNVLFRASCLALIVTSMTFAVRAKLEGVLETDFQLTGVEIGLAFAPAFWGFTIAMLIGGPLVDYFGIKKIVWVAFFSHAIGILLTIFSYDFNSFFVGTMFIGIGNGMVEAACNPLVASLYPENKAKMLNRFHVWFPGGIVVGGVIGYLLMDVMNLPWQVLVGVLFIPLLTYGFLFFGKTLPKTERVQMGVSNAQMWKGVISPLFLLMAFCMLLTASTELSTNQRIEGLLKDANVSGILILVFINGIMAIGRGFAGPVVKRLDTTGMLLFSAVFSCLGLILLSKATGTAVFGAAFVFAVGVTYFWPTMLSFVAERIPESGALGLSIMGGLGMLSVSIVLPIMGSFMDEASGASTFMYMAILPAILIVIFTMLFLKFRHNKMVR, encoded by the coding sequence ATGAATCAAACTAGTAATCGAAATGTGCTTTTTCGGGCCAGTTGCTTGGCGCTGATTGTTACGTCCATGACTTTTGCCGTTAGGGCAAAGCTAGAGGGGGTATTGGAAACTGATTTTCAACTTACCGGAGTAGAGATAGGGTTGGCCTTTGCGCCAGCATTTTGGGGGTTTACCATTGCGATGTTAATAGGTGGGCCGCTTGTTGATTATTTTGGCATAAAAAAGATTGTGTGGGTGGCCTTTTTTAGCCATGCGATCGGTATCCTACTTACGATATTTTCCTATGATTTCAACTCGTTTTTTGTAGGAACCATGTTTATTGGCATTGGCAATGGTATGGTGGAGGCAGCGTGTAATCCGCTCGTGGCCAGTCTGTATCCAGAAAACAAGGCTAAAATGCTGAACAGGTTTCATGTGTGGTTTCCCGGCGGTATAGTGGTAGGAGGCGTGATCGGTTACCTGCTCATGGATGTGATGAATTTGCCATGGCAAGTATTGGTCGGCGTGTTGTTTATTCCTTTGTTGACATACGGATTCTTGTTTTTTGGAAAGACCCTGCCAAAGACAGAGCGGGTACAGATGGGGGTCTCTAATGCACAAATGTGGAAAGGTGTCATTTCCCCTTTATTCCTGCTTATGGCTTTTTGCATGTTGCTTACCGCATCTACCGAACTGAGCACTAATCAGCGGATCGAAGGCCTGCTGAAGGACGCCAATGTCTCAGGAATATTGATCCTCGTCTTTATAAATGGGATTATGGCTATAGGTCGTGGTTTTGCTGGTCCCGTAGTCAAAAGACTTGACACTACTGGAATGTTACTCTTTTCGGCTGTTTTTAGTTGTCTGGGCTTGATTTTACTGAGCAAGGCTACTGGAACGGCCGTTTTTGGAGCTGCTTTTGTATTTGCTGTTGGCGTGACCTATTTCTGGCCTACGATGCTGAGTTTTGTGGCAGAGAGGATTCCAGAGAGCGGAGCTCTCGGGCTGTCTATAATGGGTGGATTGGGGATGCTGTCTGTCTCCATCGTACTGCCTATTATGGGCTCGTTTATGGATGAAGCCAGTGGGGCTTCCACTTTTATGTACATGGCCATTCTGCCAGCTATACTGATAGTGATTTTTACGATGCTTTTTTTGAAATTCCGACACAATAAAATGGTCAGGTAA